A genome region from Macaca fascicularis isolate 582-1 chromosome 3, T2T-MFA8v1.1 includes the following:
- the YKT6 gene encoding synaptobrevin homolog YKT6 isoform X2, giving the protein MKLYSLSVLYKGEAKVVLLKAAYDVSSFSFFQRSSVQEFMTFTSQLIVERSSKGTRASVKEQDYLCHVYVRNDSLAGVVIADNEYPSRVAFTLLEKVLDEFSKQVDRIDWPVGSPATIHYPALDGHLSRYQNPREADPMTKVQAELDETKIILARKQNSCCAIM; this is encoded by the exons ATGAAACTGTACAGCCTCAGCGTCCTCTACAAAGGCGAGGCCAAGGTGGTGCTGCTCAAAGCCGCGTACGATGTGTCTTCCTTCAGCTTTTTCCAGAGATCCAG CGTTCAGGAATTCATGACCTTCACGAGTCAACTGATTGTGGAGCGTTCATCGAAAGGCACTAGAGCTTCTGTCAAAGAACAAG ACTATCTGTGCCATGTCTATGTCCGGAATGATAGTCTTGCAGGTGTGGTCATTGCCGACAATGAATACCCATCCCGGGTGGCCTTTACCTTGCTGGAGAAG GTACTAGATGAATTCTCCAAGCAAGTTGACAGGATAGACTGGCCAGTAGGATCCCCTGCTACAATCCATTACCCAGCCCTGGATGGTCACCTCAGTAGATACCAG AACCCACGAGAAGCTGATCCCATGACTAAAGTGCAGGCCGAACTAGATGAGACCAAAATCATTCTG GCCCGGAAACAAAACTCATGCTGTGCCATCATGTGA
- the YKT6 gene encoding synaptobrevin homolog YKT6 isoform X1 encodes MKLYSLSVLYKGEAKVVLLKAAYDVSSFSFFQRSSVQEFMTFTSQLIVERSSKGTRASVKEQDYLCHVYVRNDSLAGVVIADNEYPSRVAFTLLEKVLDEFSKQVDRIDWPVGSPATIHYPALDGHLSRYQNPREADPMTKVQAELDETKIILHNTMESLLERGEKLDDLVSKSEVLGTQSKAFYKTARKQNSCCAIM; translated from the exons ATGAAACTGTACAGCCTCAGCGTCCTCTACAAAGGCGAGGCCAAGGTGGTGCTGCTCAAAGCCGCGTACGATGTGTCTTCCTTCAGCTTTTTCCAGAGATCCAG CGTTCAGGAATTCATGACCTTCACGAGTCAACTGATTGTGGAGCGTTCATCGAAAGGCACTAGAGCTTCTGTCAAAGAACAAG ACTATCTGTGCCATGTCTATGTCCGGAATGATAGTCTTGCAGGTGTGGTCATTGCCGACAATGAATACCCATCCCGGGTGGCCTTTACCTTGCTGGAGAAG GTACTAGATGAATTCTCCAAGCAAGTTGACAGGATAGACTGGCCAGTAGGATCCCCTGCTACAATCCATTACCCAGCCCTGGATGGTCACCTCAGTAGATACCAG AACCCACGAGAAGCTGATCCCATGACTAAAGTGCAGGCCGAACTAGATGAGACCAAAATCATTCTG CACAACACCATGGAGTCTCTGTTAGAGCGAGGTGAGAAGCTAGATGACTTGGTGTCCAAATCCGAGGTGCTGGGAACGCAGTCTAAAGCCTTCTATAAAACT GCCCGGAAACAAAACTCATGCTGTGCCATCATGTGA